From a single Actinomyces viscosus genomic region:
- a CDS encoding zinc metalloprotease, whose amino-acid sequence MPEQDVLSRPRGALRLHRDVAVVRPQAGDGWAVRTPDNKLLGVGEQLGELLVTLKTKGPLTKTDLLEQMPPQWQPSDVDHALDAVSKYGLVVADYEMDSTEQKPLWSVDNDGPLILKLCFNRPEAFFIKAAPVVKALRKTFLRWVPLVIAILGIPALLSLAGNPNSTLFQPLTLGTYGALLLALTLTTAIHELAHGLTLTACGGMPHRMGIMLFYFSPAAFCDVTEAWLLPRKDRVAVAFAGIVIQTSIGATALIANLLLGGEHAFLTWYGASTYLVALSNLIPFLRLDGYVALVGFTNQSGLRQRSIQALRNRVAGIPEPHEPLWVALFGVGCLVTPLVIVWTAVTAIAPNLLRGGAGGRIMLSMLIGFCLMNALVKMIHGLRGLKRTQQIRLFVTGFSAAVLVLLTPIGTTTSLGFQATGSHRAVALTGDAAGSAPVTTGTKVSFHRSGLLTGPALGQGTVVATENCTVPLRAVSPLLSDAQMPPGTCLVVESDVELTPGTTGRITSQKVYQPLARVIRHQLGPVLPGGSLYSDDEED is encoded by the coding sequence GTGCCTGAGCAGGATGTGCTCTCTCGCCCCCGAGGAGCTCTCCGGCTGCACCGAGACGTCGCCGTCGTCCGCCCTCAGGCCGGAGACGGGTGGGCGGTTCGCACCCCAGACAACAAGCTCCTCGGAGTCGGCGAACAGCTCGGCGAGCTGCTGGTGACCCTCAAGACCAAGGGGCCACTGACCAAGACGGATCTTCTGGAGCAGATGCCACCGCAGTGGCAGCCCTCCGATGTCGATCACGCTCTCGACGCCGTCAGCAAGTACGGCCTGGTCGTGGCCGATTACGAGATGGACTCCACTGAGCAGAAGCCGCTGTGGAGCGTCGACAACGACGGACCGCTCATCCTCAAGCTCTGCTTCAACCGCCCTGAGGCCTTCTTCATCAAGGCGGCCCCGGTCGTGAAGGCGTTGAGGAAGACCTTCCTGCGCTGGGTCCCGCTGGTCATCGCAATCCTGGGGATCCCCGCGCTGCTCTCCCTCGCCGGGAACCCGAACAGCACCTTGTTCCAGCCGCTGACGCTGGGCACCTACGGCGCTCTGCTGCTGGCCCTCACCCTGACAACCGCCATTCATGAGCTCGCTCATGGACTGACCCTCACCGCCTGCGGCGGCATGCCTCACCGCATGGGGATCATGCTGTTCTACTTCTCCCCGGCGGCCTTCTGCGACGTCACCGAGGCGTGGTTGCTTCCCCGTAAGGACAGGGTTGCGGTCGCCTTCGCCGGCATCGTCATCCAGACGAGCATCGGGGCCACCGCCCTGATCGCGAACCTCCTGCTGGGTGGGGAGCACGCCTTCCTCACCTGGTACGGGGCCAGCACCTACCTCGTGGCGCTGAGCAACCTCATTCCGTTCCTCCGTCTGGACGGCTACGTGGCCCTGGTCGGGTTCACCAACCAGTCCGGTCTCAGGCAGCGCTCCATCCAGGCGCTGCGCAATCGGGTCGCCGGCATCCCGGAGCCGCACGAGCCCCTGTGGGTCGCGCTGTTCGGGGTGGGTTGCCTGGTCACGCCCCTGGTCATCGTCTGGACCGCCGTCACGGCGATCGCGCCGAACCTGCTTCGCGGTGGCGCCGGAGGCCGAATCATGCTGAGCATGCTCATCGGGTTCTGCCTCATGAACGCCCTGGTCAAGATGATCCACGGGCTGCGCGGCTTGAAGCGCACCCAGCAGATCCGACTGTTCGTGACCGGCTTCTCCGCAGCCGTTCTGGTCCTGCTCACCCCGATCGGTACCACCACCTCCCTGGGGTTCCAGGCCACCGGTAGCCACCGCGCGGTCGCTCTGACCGGGGACGCCGCGGGCTCGGCCCCGGTGACGACCGGAACGAAGGTCTCCTTCCACCGCTCAGGGCTCCTGACGGGCCCCGCCCTCGGGCAGGGGACCGTCGTCGCCACCGAGAACTGCACGGTCCCGCTCCGAGCCGTCTCGCCCCTGCTCTCCGACGCACAGATGCCGCCCGGGACCTGCCTGGTCGTCGAGTCGGACGTGGAGCTCACCCCGGGGACGACCGGCAGGATCACCTCTCAGAAGGTGTACCAGCCGCTCGCACGCGTCATCCGCCACCAGCTCGGGCCAGTGCTTCCCGGAGGAAGCCTGTACTCCGACGACGAGGAGGACTGA